In the genome of Erinaceus europaeus chromosome 8, mEriEur2.1, whole genome shotgun sequence, one region contains:
- the TMEM140 gene encoding transmembrane protein 140, whose product MAAEARWWWASHLPFLGTLSLVAAVISLLFYALLWKAGNLTELPHLKIGFYNFCLWNEVSDSLQCFQSSELKALGVSQLGLGLARLGVYGALVLILFVPLPLLLARCNKSKGEWQLAMIFLVTSSVLLAMGLAVFFTCTWRWLQLSFLGPAFLALGIAQVLLILLLVIMAAFPQRAEKESKCENC is encoded by the coding sequence ATGGCGGCTGAGGCGCGGTGGTGGTGGGCCAGTCACCTGCCGTTCCTGGGCACCCTGAGCCTGGTGGCTGCGGTCATCTCCCTGCTCTTCTATGCTCTCCTCTGGAAGGCCGGCAACCTCACCGAGCTGCCCCACCTGAAAATTGGCTTCTACAACTTCTGCCTCTGGAATGAGGTCTCGGACTCTCTCCAGTGCTTCCAATCCTCCGAGTTGAAGGCCCTGGGCGTGTCTCAGTTGGGCCTGGGCCTAGCCAGGTTGGGAGTGTACGGGGCCCTAGTCCTCATCCTCTTtgtccccctgcccctcctcctggcCCGGTGCAACAAGAGCAAGGGCGAGTGGCAGCTGGCGATGATCTTCCTGGTGACATCCTCTGTGCTGCTGGCCATGGGCCTGGCCGTCTTCTTCACCTGCACCTGGAGGTGGCTCCAGCTCTCCTTCTTGGGGCCAGCGTTTCTGGCTCTGGGCATTGCCCAGGTCTTGCTCATCCTACTGCTTGTGATCATGGCTGCATTCCCTCAGAGAGCCGAGAAGGAGAGCAAGTGTGAGAACTGTTAG
- the CYREN gene encoding cell cycle regulator of non-homologous end joining, with protein sequence MEAFQPGTKRRVLPTWMAAQGAEKNALTLKTPKKRRTVAAVAQTSRVLAMNTVYCMSEAELVDVALGILVEDRKQEQSYEQLALAGADKPELSPTCSASPSWSPSWSSPGSQSEDEDHGKDALSSGLCPSPGPGGSDSACSRSPEKDEDVLKYVREIFFS encoded by the exons ATGGAGGCCTTCCAACCTGGGACTAAAAGGAGGGTCCTTCCCACATGGATGGCGGCCCAGGGGGCTGAGAAAAATGCACTGACGTTGAAGACCCCCAAGAAGAGGAGAACGGTAGCTGCAGTGGCACAGACCTCAAG AGTTCTTGCGATGAACACTGTGTACTGCATGAGTGAAGCTGAACTAGTGGATGTGGCCCTGGGGATCCTGGTTGAG GACCGCAAACAGGAACAGTCTTATGAACAGCTGGCTCTGGCGGGTGCTGATAAGCCAGAGCTCTCCCCTACCTGCTCAGCCTCCCCATCATGGTCACCCTCGTGGAGCTCTCCAGGGAGCCAGAGTGAGGATGAAGACCATGGGAAAGATGCCCTCTCATCAGGACTCTGTCCTTCTCCGGGGCCTGGGGGTTCAGACTCAGCCTGCAGCAGGAGCCCCGAGAAAGATGAAGATGTGTTAAAATACGTCAGAGAGATATTTTTCAGCTAG